In Geminocystis sp. NIES-3708, a single window of DNA contains:
- a CDS encoding nucleotide exchange factor GrpE: MKNLFEQILKIFSNNQNKANNDNLIITKQQRDDLLKENEKLLKEKTKLQQTVKIQQQENEAKAEALYEEMLDIYDSLEFLINYLDTNLQDDNFNPKAFKRLPKFTASVQEKLLTILSRREVEKIDFNGNIPDFSVCQVVDREIRDDIPDQTITKIVRQGFKMKEKILRYVEVITAKSNN, translated from the coding sequence ATGAAAAACTTATTTGAACAAATTTTAAAAATATTTTCCAATAATCAAAATAAAGCAAATAATGATAATTTAATTATTACTAAACAACAAAGAGATGATTTATTAAAAGAAAATGAAAAGTTATTAAAAGAGAAAACTAAATTACAGCAAACTGTTAAAATTCAGCAACAAGAAAATGAAGCAAAAGCAGAAGCATTATATGAAGAAATGTTAGATATTTATGATAGTTTAGAATTTTTGATTAACTACTTAGATACTAATTTACAGGATGATAATTTTAATCCTAAAGCCTTTAAAAGATTGCCAAAATTTACCGCTAGTGTGCAGGAAAAATTACTGACTATTTTATCTCGTAGGGAAGTAGAAAAAATCGATTTTAATGGGAATATTCCTGATTTTAGCGTGTGTCAGGTAGTTGATCGAGAAATTAGAGATGATATACCAGATCAGACTATCACAAAAATTGTCCGTCAAGGGTTTAAAATGAAGGAAAAAATCCTGCGTTACGTAGAAGTTATTACTGCTAAATCTAATAATTAG
- the hoxU gene encoding bidirectional hydrogenase complex protein HoxU — MSVHTLKIDGVDVAVESGTSILKAAQEAGVRIPTLCHLEGVSDVGACRLCLVEIKGNPNLVPSCITEVQEGMEVSTQTETLQEYRKMIVELLFAEGNHVCAICVANNNCELQDVAIEVGMDHTRFNYRFPEREVDLSHPQFGIDHNRCILCTRCVRVCAEIETAHVWNVAFRGAAAKIVSGLNQPWGEVDACTSCGKCVDACPTGSIFRKGSTTAEMVKDRSKVEFLSNAREKHQWTK, encoded by the coding sequence ATGTCTGTACATACATTAAAAATTGATGGTGTTGACGTAGCTGTAGAATCTGGTACATCAATACTTAAAGCCGCTCAAGAAGCAGGAGTCAGGATTCCTACCCTTTGCCACCTAGAAGGGGTTTCCGATGTAGGTGCTTGTCGCTTATGCTTGGTAGAAATTAAAGGTAATCCAAACCTTGTACCTAGTTGTATAACAGAAGTGCAAGAAGGGATGGAAGTTTCTACTCAAACCGAAACCTTACAAGAATATCGCAAAATGATTGTTGAATTACTCTTTGCGGAAGGTAATCATGTTTGTGCTATATGTGTCGCTAACAATAACTGTGAATTGCAAGATGTAGCGATCGAAGTAGGTATGGATCATACTAGGTTTAACTATCGTTTCCCTGAAAGAGAAGTTGATTTGTCTCATCCCCAATTTGGCATTGATCATAATCGTTGTATTCTATGTACTAGATGCGTGAGAGTTTGTGCAGAAATCGAAACCGCTCACGTGTGGAATGTCGCCTTTCGGGGTGCTGCCGCTAAAATCGTTAGTGGCTTAAATCAGCCTTGGGGTGAGGTTGACGCTTGTACATCCTGTGGTAAATGTGTCGATGCTTGTCCTACAGGTAGCATTTTCCGTAAAGGTAGCACTACCGCCGAAATGGTCAAAGATCGCAGTAAAGTTGAATTTTTAAGTAACGCAAGGGAGAAACACCAATGGACAAAATAA
- a CDS encoding lipopolysaccharide assembly protein LapB produces the protein MGLFDFVDKTLAVFNNEEISERKFSEAKDLAQLKKLKEAIKLGEEIKSLWNENPSWREQLVRDFSVKDLLYNVNTQLNTWKMQLQRAENSASEGKKILALDKNDPFDSQILTQALNLFTKCNAILYETEYAVIEQVLKDKINSRNKFQSLYNDAKNQGKNGFFREGLSYFLQAEKIFKVISLATEIKEYEYLAKLQTQYENNLKQIKNLAQQGDFVLAQSQLQLNLDKFSRQDGEVLNAKLKTVINAKIEYRQGLLAEKIGNFTIAKKQYQLALSHLPTLESASYRLALIDIKQNNYSSALSYLEKLTEEKANYLRGFCYLQKNDWEKVKQEWKQINHPLVNKQKESIKILIQRNRLQIIQHIENLVSKEKYKEAKNCYENLTEKYGYDENIEYNLSKHIQPALEHQLWQSNDFVNIINQLEKQFKKTPNITILHNMAIALYYQVQIDASYTERWIATWATALLNIKENPILQNLPWLGSHQIDYQKIEEELIKIVENTIDKYKDSNLEKYYQFRDIFRREMLAIELIGNPPNSGVKIKELFITPAFYQQYKKELKNIKLTVNQLSTLFTDWGLTVAACLKNDVERGIKIQPNLSPSTDVEKLANSFINYYQGCYYLKHDSWKKAKSCLQISQNYIKNNRELVTQINNLCEKQRQKLENFNEHLEFAQFWYDLLKSPASASYLAEYKAREISDKVANEKISFSQAISQLKKVQKIDKNNPLVLDLLSRLEYSLEAEEIDKLLKQNRFEDAVKKAKYSSNKEIKYIVANMCIEIALEGAKAKELEWEALQQLGRWAYEICPHEQSFREIYQLLRII, from the coding sequence ATGGGATTATTTGATTTTGTCGATAAAACATTAGCTGTTTTTAATAATGAAGAAATTAGTGAAAGAAAATTTAGTGAAGCCAAAGATTTAGCACAGTTAAAAAAACTAAAGGAAGCCATAAAATTAGGGGAAGAAATTAAATCTTTATGGAACGAAAATCCCTCTTGGCGTGAACAATTAGTCAGAGATTTTTCTGTCAAAGATTTATTATATAATGTCAATACTCAGCTTAATACATGGAAAATGCAACTACAAAGAGCTGAAAATTCAGCTAGTGAAGGAAAAAAAATTCTTGCATTAGATAAAAATGATCCTTTTGATAGTCAAATTCTTACTCAAGCCTTAAATTTATTTACTAAATGTAACGCTATTTTATATGAAACTGAATATGCTGTTATTGAACAAGTTTTAAAAGATAAAATTAACAGTAGAAATAAATTTCAATCTCTCTATAATGATGCTAAAAATCAAGGAAAAAATGGCTTTTTTCGGGAAGGTTTATCTTATTTTTTACAGGCAGAAAAAATTTTTAAAGTTATTAGTTTAGCTACAGAAATTAAAGAATATGAATATTTAGCAAAACTTCAAACTCAATATGAAAATAATCTTAAACAAATAAAAAATCTTGCCCAACAAGGTGATTTTGTATTAGCACAAAGTCAATTGCAATTAAATTTAGATAAATTTAGCCGTCAAGATGGAGAAGTATTAAACGCTAAATTAAAGACAGTTATTAACGCAAAAATCGAGTATAGACAAGGATTATTAGCTGAAAAAATTGGTAATTTTACCATTGCCAAAAAACAATATCAATTGGCATTGTCTCATTTACCAACTTTAGAATCTGCTAGTTATCGTTTAGCTTTGATTGATATTAAACAAAATAACTATTCTTCTGCGTTATCTTACTTAGAAAAATTGACGGAAGAAAAAGCTAATTATTTACGAGGATTTTGTTATTTACAGAAAAATGATTGGGAAAAAGTCAAACAAGAATGGAAGCAAATTAATCATCCTTTGGTAAATAAACAAAAAGAATCTATCAAAATTTTAATACAAAGAAATCGCTTACAAATTATTCAACATATCGAAAATTTAGTTAGTAAAGAAAAATATAAAGAAGCGAAAAATTGTTATGAAAATTTAACAGAAAAATATGGTTATGACGAAAATATTGAGTATAACTTATCTAAGCATATTCAACCAGCTTTAGAACATCAATTATGGCAATCTAATGACTTTGTTAATATTATTAATCAACTAGAAAAACAGTTTAAAAAGACTCCCAATATAACTATTTTACATAATATGGCGATCGCTCTTTATTATCAAGTGCAAATAGATGCTAGTTATACAGAAAGGTGGATAGCAACATGGGCAACTGCTTTGTTAAATATTAAAGAAAATCCAATTTTACAAAATTTACCTTGGTTAGGTAGTCATCAAATTGATTATCAAAAAATTGAAGAAGAATTAATCAAAATAGTTGAGAATACTATTGATAAATATAAAGATAGTAATCTTGAAAAATATTATCAATTTAGAGATATTTTCCGCAGAGAAATGTTGGCTATAGAGTTAATAGGCAATCCTCCTAATTCTGGAGTAAAAATTAAAGAATTATTTATAACTCCAGCATTTTATCAACAGTATAAAAAAGAGTTAAAAAATATAAAATTAACAGTAAATCAATTAAGCACATTATTTACTGATTGGGGTTTAACTGTTGCCGCTTGTCTTAAAAATGATGTAGAAAGAGGAATAAAAATTCAGCCTAATTTATCACCTTCTACTGATGTAGAAAAATTAGCAAATAGTTTTATAAATTATTATCAGGGTTGTTACTATTTAAAACATGATTCATGGAAAAAAGCCAAATCTTGTTTACAAATTTCCCAAAATTATATTAAAAATAATCGTGAGTTGGTAACACAAATCAATAACTTATGTGAAAAACAAAGACAAAAATTAGAGAATTTTAATGAACATTTAGAATTTGCTCAATTTTGGTATGATTTATTAAAATCTCCCGCCTCTGCTAGTTATTTAGCTGAGTATAAAGCCAGAGAAATTTCCGATAAAGTAGCTAATGAAAAAATCTCTTTTTCTCAAGCAATTAGTCAACTAAAAAAAGTACAAAAAATTGATAAAAATAACCCTTTAGTTTTAGATTTATTAAGTAGATTAGAATATAGCCTAGAAGCTGAAGAAATTGATAAACTATTAAAACAAAATAGATTTGAAGATGCGGTTAAAAAAGCTAAATATTCATCTAATAAAGAGATAAAATATATAGTGGCAAATATGTGTATTGAAATTGCTTTAGAAGGAGCAAAAGCTAAAGAATTAGAATGGGAAGCATTACAACAATTGGGACGATGGGCTTATGAAATTTGTCCTCATGAGCAGAGTTTTAGAGAAATTTATCAACTATTAAGAATTATTTAA
- a CDS encoding LysM peptidoglycan-binding domain-containing protein: MNQKLTCPVCDRQEIETNICPNCETDLSTIRMLKELPLLENKLDSKKNSLIIYLFIILLILGIIIASFSSYLIAKNNYNASLEAMKKELNEQVNQVKNVEESKPKLNWCGGFKYQIKSGDSLYMLSLRFYGDGNPWHLITEANPSINSPQNLEVGQIILIPNLAEFCQKVQ, translated from the coding sequence ATGAATCAAAAATTGACTTGCCCTGTGTGCGATCGCCAAGAAATTGAAACGAATATTTGTCCTAATTGTGAGACAGATTTATCAACAATTCGGATGTTAAAAGAATTACCTTTACTTGAAAATAAACTAGATTCTAAGAAGAATAGTTTAATAATTTATTTGTTCATTATTTTATTAATTTTAGGAATAATTATTGCTAGTTTTAGTAGTTATTTAATAGCTAAAAATAATTATAATGCGAGTTTAGAAGCTATGAAAAAAGAGCTTAATGAGCAAGTAAATCAGGTGAAAAATGTCGAAGAATCAAAACCAAAATTAAATTGGTGTGGTGGTTTTAAGTATCAAATAAAATCAGGGGATTCTTTATATATGTTAAGTTTACGTTTTTATGGTGATGGTAACCCATGGCATTTAATAACTGAAGCGAATCCAAGTATCAATTCACCGCAAAATTTAGAAGTTGGGCAAATAATTTTAATTCCCAATTTAGCCGAATTCTGCCAAAAAGTACAATAA
- a CDS encoding HypC/HybG/HupF family hydrogenase formation chaperone, which yields MCLAIPGKIITIEGANILEKKGKVSFGGILKEVSFAYTPEAKIGNYVIVHVGFALSIIDEIEAQKTLTDLAEIMS from the coding sequence ATGTGTTTAGCAATACCCGGAAAAATTATCACCATTGAAGGAGCAAATATCCTCGAAAAAAAGGGAAAAGTTAGTTTTGGTGGTATCTTAAAAGAAGTTAGTTTTGCTTATACTCCTGAAGCAAAAATTGGTAATTATGTAATAGTTCATGTAGGTTTTGCTTTAAGTATAATTGATGAAATAGAAGCTCAAAAAACCTTAACGGATTTAGCTGAAATTATGTCCTAA
- a CDS encoding Hsp70 family protein, giving the protein MGNIVGIDLGTTNSVAAFKFAETQVVSDAKDGALVKSVVGLSGNNLIIGKEAYNQLKQDPENVIISIKRLMGRGFGDEVVQQQLKHFGYKITQSSEGTENSLSVWLGGKEYQPEDISAEILKQVVKNAQKYQENQGQSGKITKAVITIPAYFNDKQRYATENASIKAGLGKPILLPEPTAAAISYGFKADSDDVKTILVYDFGGGTFDSSLITASGNQFIESGKAGDLWLGGDDIDEKLMNLVKQRVAKEEGLDSLDSLINKMPHFQKVRFNGDLKIATERAKIELSSKTEAKVAPSTPLLDDFGMAIPIDVTITRAEFEAMILPLIKRSIEICRDAIKYSDYPEDMIDVILLVGGSSQIPLVQQEVIKAFGKDKVVVHPRPMFAVAEGAGIVSSGITEIVGTVSRDYCIQLDDDPRFPLIKQGDVLPVQKSHTFKTSGDGQELIHFKFFSPDDVRQGIDLRKNDERIGDMWLALDKPYLKGTEVDVMVELDEENSALTMTASLKNNHAIRVSGSFSRGNQDEKIASQVEGLIRQLNEEGNLTEYGVQNANELAGEIVRASNQIYLHGVLQGDRLQVAQDKLKELQAFACSERDPILMYIRDFDFALKFASNIMHDDQISRLNNLLTQMNNAIDTNNISAMQKLAEDGSREFDNLPNLIHILLLVRLGVIRANRIAPAHGKVLENKFFNVLDAIQKGDGTTADRILPELIEEIREYLDQDLPTGKIATGLTR; this is encoded by the coding sequence ATGGGAAATATTGTTGGAATTGACTTAGGCACAACTAATTCTGTCGCCGCTTTTAAGTTTGCAGAAACTCAAGTAGTAAGTGATGCTAAAGATGGGGCGTTAGTTAAATCAGTAGTGGGATTATCAGGTAATAATTTAATAATAGGTAAAGAAGCCTATAATCAGTTAAAACAAGATCCAGAAAACGTTATCATTTCTATCAAACGTTTAATGGGGCGTGGTTTCGGTGATGAAGTAGTGCAACAACAACTCAAACACTTTGGTTATAAAATCACCCAATCTAGTGAAGGCACAGAAAACAGTCTGTCGGTATGGCTTGGGGGTAAAGAATATCAACCTGAAGATATAAGTGCTGAAATTCTCAAACAAGTTGTCAAAAATGCCCAAAAGTATCAAGAAAATCAAGGGCAATCTGGAAAAATTACTAAAGCAGTGATTACTATTCCAGCCTATTTTAACGATAAACAACGCTATGCCACAGAAAACGCATCTATAAAAGCAGGATTAGGAAAACCAATTTTATTACCTGAACCTACGGCGGCGGCTATTTCCTACGGTTTTAAGGCTGACAGCGATGATGTTAAAACTATATTGGTATATGACTTTGGTGGTGGTACTTTTGATTCGTCTTTAATTACCGCTTCAGGTAATCAGTTTATTGAGTCGGGAAAAGCAGGAGATTTATGGTTAGGAGGAGATGATATTGATGAAAAATTGATGAATTTAGTGAAGCAAAGAGTTGCCAAAGAAGAAGGTTTAGATAGCCTTGATAGTTTAATTAACAAAATGCCCCATTTTCAAAAAGTCAGATTTAACGGGGATTTGAAAATTGCTACAGAAAGGGCAAAAATTGAGTTAAGCAGTAAAACCGAAGCCAAAGTTGCCCCTTCAACACCCTTACTTGACGATTTTGGCATGGCGATTCCCATTGATGTGACTATCACACGGGCAGAATTTGAAGCCATGATATTACCTTTGATTAAACGCTCTATCGAAATTTGTCGAGATGCTATTAAATATTCTGACTATCCTGAAGATATGATCGATGTTATCTTATTAGTGGGTGGTTCGAGTCAAATTCCTTTAGTGCAACAAGAAGTTATTAAAGCTTTTGGGAAAGATAAAGTAGTAGTGCATCCTCGCCCTATGTTTGCTGTTGCCGAAGGTGCAGGTATTGTTTCTTCGGGCATTACGGAAATTGTTGGTACTGTATCCCGTGATTATTGTATTCAATTAGATGATGATCCTCGTTTTCCGTTAATTAAACAAGGGGATGTGTTACCCGTCCAAAAAAGCCATACTTTTAAAACCTCTGGGGATGGGCAAGAATTGATACATTTCAAGTTTTTTAGCCCTGATGATGTGAGACAAGGCATCGATTTACGAAAAAATGACGAACGTATTGGGGATATGTGGTTAGCCTTAGATAAACCTTATCTTAAAGGCACAGAAGTTGATGTGATGGTGGAATTAGATGAAGAGAATTCTGCACTAACCATGACGGCGAGTCTGAAAAATAATCACGCTATTCGTGTAAGTGGCTCTTTTTCTCGTGGTAATCAGGATGAAAAAATCGCTTCTCAGGTAGAGGGATTAATTCGACAACTCAATGAAGAGGGTAATTTAACCGAATATGGGGTACAAAATGCCAATGAATTAGCAGGAGAAATTGTTAGGGCATCTAATCAAATTTATCTTCACGGAGTGTTACAGGGCGATCGCCTTCAAGTCGCCCAAGATAAACTCAAAGAGTTACAGGCTTTTGCTTGTAGTGAACGAGATCCGATACTAATGTATATACGAGATTTTGATTTTGCCCTTAAGTTTGCTTCTAATATTATGCACGACGATCAAATTAGTCGCTTAAATAATTTGTTAACACAAATGAATAATGCCATCGATACGAATAATATTTCAGCGATGCAAAAATTAGCAGAGGATGGAAGCCGAGAATTTGATAACCTGCCTAACCTAATACATATTTTACTATTAGTGCGTTTAGGAGTAATTCGTGCTAATCGTATTGCACCTGCCCACGGTAAGGTTTTAGAAAATAAATTCTTTAATGTGCTAGATGCTATTCAAAAAGGTGATGGTACAACTGCTGACAGAATTTTACCAGAATTAATCGAAGAAATACGAGAGTATTTAGATCAAGATTTGCCTACAGGTAAAATTGCCACTGGTTTAACCCGTTAG
- a CDS encoding molecular chaperone DnaJ has protein sequence MSNQKNIIPNPYDVLEVSPAASIAEITKAFAMAMKKKKYNPKQIAEARKSLMDNQQRLIDDYLRPNLPLIQRFKKQDLSALNEPIPTIQLLTEFDGLDQAYTESDTITEFDKQLGLKLFS, from the coding sequence ATGTCTAATCAAAAAAATATTATCCCAAATCCTTATGATGTGTTAGAAGTTTCTCCTGCTGCATCTATCGCCGAAATAACTAAAGCCTTTGCTATGGCGATGAAGAAAAAGAAATATAATCCTAAGCAAATCGCTGAAGCTAGAAAAAGTTTGATGGATAATCAACAACGGTTAATTGATGATTATTTACGCCCTAATTTACCCTTAATTCAGAGGTTTAAAAAACAGGATTTATCGGCATTAAATGAGCCTATTCCTACCATCCAACTTTTGACAGAATTTGATGGTTTAGATCAAGCCTATACTGAAAGTGACACTATTACCGAATTCGATAAACAATTAGGTTTAAAATTATTCTCTTAA
- the hoxE gene encoding bidirectional hydrogenase complex protein HoxE, with protein MPNTVLKSPSEKANTVDKRLKVLDITIKRNQHRQDALIEILHKAQSSFGYLEEDVLIYIAHELKLPLSQVFGVATFYHLFSLKPSGVHNCVVCLGTACYVKGSSQLLDKLEQETNLHQGETSADGKVSLMTARCIGACGLAPAAVFDGKVCGKQTPESVLAQIKEWLENQ; from the coding sequence ATGCCTAACACAGTATTAAAGTCTCCATCAGAAAAAGCGAATACTGTTGATAAACGTCTAAAAGTGTTAGATATAACGATTAAACGTAATCAACATCGTCAAGATGCTCTCATTGAAATTTTGCATAAAGCACAATCTTCTTTTGGTTATTTAGAAGAAGATGTTTTAATCTACATTGCCCATGAACTCAAATTACCTTTAAGTCAAGTTTTTGGTGTCGCCACTTTTTATCATCTTTTTTCCCTCAAGCCTTCAGGAGTACATAACTGTGTAGTTTGTCTTGGTACAGCTTGTTATGTTAAAGGTTCATCGCAATTACTAGATAAATTAGAACAAGAGACAAATTTACATCAAGGAGAAACTTCTGCTGACGGTAAAGTATCATTAATGACTGCTCGTTGTATAGGAGCTTGTGGTTTAGCACCGGCAGCAGTTTTTGATGGTAAGGTATGTGGAAAACAAACACCAGAATCAGTTTTAGCACAAATCAAAGAATGGCTAGAGAATCAATGA
- a CDS encoding Uma2 family endonuclease — MTLLQTKIISDTWIDASWDEFIQLTKNLDYEKGKFYYYKGKLRIEVSPLGNDHASDHSIINSAINLYVALKGINLNAKDNCSYRKIGYQEAQPDLSYYIGENVDAIPYGTNIIELDVFLPPTLVVEIANTSLADDQGEKRLLYEQLGIKEYWIVNVKKGEIIAFKMENEGSYRIRESQVLSNLKLSILEEALKMTRQTNHSKVVAWLLEKFNQ; from the coding sequence ATGACTCTATTACAAACAAAGATAATTTCTGACACATGGATAGATGCTTCTTGGGATGAATTTATCCAACTCACGAAAAATCTTGATTATGAAAAAGGAAAGTTTTATTACTATAAAGGAAAATTAAGAATCGAAGTGTCTCCATTAGGGAATGATCATGCTAGTGATCACTCAATCATCAATAGTGCTATTAATCTTTATGTAGCTTTAAAAGGCATTAATTTGAATGCTAAAGATAACTGTAGTTATCGAAAAATAGGTTATCAAGAAGCACAGCCTGATTTATCTTATTATATTGGCGAAAATGTTGACGCTATTCCCTATGGTACAAATATTATTGAATTAGATGTTTTTCTTCCACCCACTTTAGTCGTAGAAATAGCGAATACTTCCTTGGCAGATGATCAAGGAGAAAAACGTTTATTATATGAACAATTAGGCATAAAAGAGTATTGGATTGTTAATGTTAAAAAAGGAGAAATAATTGCTTTTAAAATGGAAAATGAAGGCAGTTATAGAATCAGAGAATCTCAAGTTTTATCTAATCTAAAATTATCCATATTAGAGGAAGCTCTAAAAATGACTCGTCAAACTAATCATAGTAAAGTAGTTGCTTGGTTATTAGAAAAATTTAATCAATAA
- a CDS encoding NuoF family protein, whose translation MDLNRLQFIAEETIASRKSIRILCCGAASCKSSGSESIVDELKIAIEAQGLQDEVEVCPVGCMKFCGRGPLVEIAPRNLLYENVRPEDAPSIVKALKGEEEATAPMGDYNHPFFALQMPIVLENSGKINPESIDDYIALGGYQQLYRALHEMTPQEVVKEVIVSGLRGRGGGGYPTGLKWATVAKMPNEQKYIVCNADEGDPGAFMDRSVLESDPHRIIEGMAIAGYAVGANHGYIYVRAEYPLAIARLQKAIQQAKRQDLIGTQIFNSLFDFKIEIRVGAGAFVCGEETALIASIEGERGNPRPRPPYPAQSGLWGCPTLINNVETYANIVPIIREGGVWYSNIGTEKSKGTKVFALTGNVNNTGLIEVPMGTTIRQIVEEMGGGVPGNNEIKAVQTGGPSGGCIPTKYFNTPVDYESLKELGTIMGSGGMIVIDEETNMVALARFYMEFCRGETCGKCIPCRTGTVQLYQMLTKILNEEATEADLSKLEHLSHMVKATSLCGLGQTAPNPVLSTLHYFKDEYLQLLKS comes from the coding sequence ATGGATTTAAATAGATTACAGTTTATTGCTGAAGAAACTATCGCTAGTCGTAAGTCTATCCGTATTTTATGCTGTGGAGCGGCTAGTTGTAAATCTTCTGGTTCAGAATCTATCGTTGATGAGTTGAAAATTGCTATTGAAGCTCAAGGGCTACAGGATGAAGTAGAAGTTTGCCCTGTAGGTTGTATGAAATTTTGTGGTAGAGGTCCGTTAGTGGAGATTGCCCCTCGTAATTTATTGTATGAAAATGTGCGTCCTGAAGATGCTCCTTCTATTGTTAAAGCCTTGAAAGGAGAAGAAGAAGCCACCGCACCAATGGGTGATTATAATCATCCCTTCTTTGCCCTACAAATGCCCATTGTCTTAGAAAATAGCGGAAAAATTAACCCTGAAAGCATCGATGACTATATTGCATTGGGAGGCTATCAACAGTTATATCGTGCCTTGCATGAAATGACACCCCAAGAAGTAGTTAAAGAAGTTATTGTTAGTGGTTTACGAGGAAGAGGAGGCGGTGGTTATCCCACAGGCTTAAAATGGGCGACTGTCGCTAAAATGCCTAATGAACAAAAGTACATTGTTTGTAATGCAGATGAAGGAGATCCAGGAGCTTTTATGGATCGTAGTGTTCTTGAAAGTGATCCTCATCGTATTATTGAAGGAATGGCGATCGCAGGTTATGCTGTAGGAGCAAATCATGGCTATATCTACGTGAGAGCGGAATATCCTTTAGCGATAGCACGATTACAAAAAGCCATTCAACAGGCGAAAAGGCAAGATTTGATAGGCACACAAATATTTAACAGTCTTTTCGATTTTAAGATTGAAATTAGGGTAGGTGCGGGGGCGTTTGTCTGTGGAGAAGAAACAGCCTTAATTGCTTCCATTGAAGGGGAAAGAGGTAATCCTCGCCCTCGCCCTCCTTATCCAGCCCAGTCTGGCTTATGGGGATGCCCCACTTTAATTAACAACGTGGAAACCTATGCGAATATCGTGCCAATTATTCGAGAAGGAGGGGTGTGGTATAGCAATATTGGTACAGAAAAAAGTAAAGGTACAAAAGTATTTGCTCTTACGGGTAACGTTAACAACACAGGCTTAATTGAAGTACCGATGGGGACAACTATTCGCCAAATTGTAGAAGAAATGGGAGGGGGAGTGCCTGGAAATAATGAAATCAAAGCCGTACAAACAGGTGGTCCTTCTGGGGGTTGTATTCCTACAAAATACTTTAATACCCCTGTAGATTACGAATCTCTCAAAGAATTGGGTACTATTATGGGATCAGGAGGCATGATAGTCATAGATGAAGAGACTAATATGGTAGCTCTTGCTCGATTTTATATGGAATTTTGCCGGGGGGAAACTTGCGGAAAATGTATCCCTTGTCGAACTGGTACAGTGCAATTGTATCAAATGTTAACTAAAATTCTCAACGAGGAAGCGACAGAAGCAGATTTAAGTAAATTAGAGCATCTTTCCCATATGGTAAAAGCTACCAGTTTATGCGGTTTAGGGCAAACAGCACCTAATCCAGTATTAAGTACTTTACATTATTTTAAAGATGAATATTTACAATTATTAAAATCTTAG
- a CDS encoding oxidoreductase yields MDKIKFATVWLAGCSGCHMSFLDLDEFLFDIAEAVDVVYSPVASDIKHYPDNVDVCLVEGAIANEENLELLLEVRKKTKFLISFGDCAVTANVPAMRNMLNGTDPVLKRCYLELSDDSGKIPKDARIVPELLEKVQPIHHIVDVDLFLPGCPPSAQRIKNAIAPLLKGEKPVMEGREMIKFG; encoded by the coding sequence ATGGACAAAATAAAATTTGCTACAGTATGGTTAGCAGGATGCTCAGGCTGTCATATGTCATTCTTAGACTTAGACGAATTTTTATTTGATATAGCCGAGGCAGTGGACGTGGTATATAGCCCCGTTGCCAGTGACATCAAGCACTATCCTGATAATGTTGACGTTTGCTTAGTGGAGGGTGCGATCGCCAACGAAGAAAACCTAGAGTTACTTTTAGAAGTACGCAAAAAAACCAAGTTTCTCATCTCCTTCGGGGATTGTGCCGTTACCGCCAATGTACCAGCCATGCGCAATATGTTAAATGGTACTGATCCTGTTCTAAAACGTTGCTATTTAGAATTAAGTGACGATTCGGGAAAAATACCCAAAGACGCTCGCATCGTACCAGAATTGCTCGAAAAAGTCCAGCCTATTCATCATATCGTGGACGTGGATTTATTTTTACCCGGTTGCCCCCCTTCCGCCCAACGCATTAAAAATGCCATCGCACCTCTGTTAAAAGGCGAAAAACCCGTTATGGAAGGGCGAGAAATGATCAAATTTGGTTGA